In Oxyura jamaicensis isolate SHBP4307 breed ruddy duck chromosome 21, BPBGC_Ojam_1.0, whole genome shotgun sequence, a single genomic region encodes these proteins:
- the FBLIM1 gene encoding filamin-binding LIM protein 1 encodes MDPTRALAPQILGQLLQAPVPTQPPQNTSAEGRRDPPQKKWGASPNNAAPPPASATPAGGAAAGPPGARPSQHKEECTEHMVRISPGDFFSSFLYDYYFFSPLIFCRPAREHGSGGCPGRGFERRARAGSAGARLGFAGGEGGSTRSHSGFSFSSFSFESEAEVTGVLVPALLPRRRGCGDAREGGLGERSRPVPGCRMRPGNSSHGPGPPATATMLPGKAEKRMASSVFITLVPPRREAATKERPQTGVSPPVPEGTHRPRASPPQPLALPNGESCPRSPPAPVPSSSPVLILSEVPQPLSAEALGPALQQLDLAAPATLQAPSAFPAELRPPKFHQEQADKAPWRDANGHPERDGSRDICAFCHKAVGPREPTVEAMRKQYHADCFTCRTCHQRLAGQRYYQRDGRPTCDACYQATLEKCAKCQGLIAERIVRAMGKGFHPSCFACTACGRAIGAESFAVDERDEVYCVADFYRKYAPVCGACKLPIIPSEDQDTYKIECLGRSFHESCYRCESCGTPLSPEPTEDGCYPLGQRLFCKSCHVRRRNESSC; translated from the exons ATGGATCCCACCCGGGCTCTGGCACCCCAGATTCTGGGGCAACTCTTGCAGGCCCCCGTCCCAACGCAGCCACCCCAAAACACCTCGGCAGAGGGAAGACgagaccccccccaaaaaaagtgGGGTGCAAGCCCCAATaatgctgccccccccccagcttcaGCCACCCCGGCCGGTggggcggcagcggggccgccgGGAGCTCGGCCGTCCCAGCACAAAGAGGAATGCACCGAGCACATGGTTCGCATTAGccctggagattttttttcttcctttctttatgattattactttttttccccccttattTTCTGCCGCCCGGCCAGGGAGCACGGCAGCGGCGGCTGCCCGGGGCGAGGATTTGAGCGCCGGGCGAGGGCTGGCAGCGCCGGGGCCCGTTTGGGTTTCgccggcggggagggagggagcacgCGAAGCCACTCtgggttttccttttcctccttttcatttGAGTCAGAGGCTGAAGTCACCGGCGTGCTGGTCCCCGCGCTGCTGCCCCGCCGCAGAGGATGCGGGGATGCCCGTGAAGGGGGCCTGGGGGAGCGGAGCCGCCCCGTGCCGGGGTGCCGCATGAGACCGGGCAACTCGTCGCACGG CCCCGGCCCACCTGCCACGGCCACGATGCTCCCCgggaaagcagagaagaggaTGGCGTCGTCCGTGTTCATCACCCTGGTGCCCCCGCGGAGGGAGGCGGCCACCAAGGAACGGCCCCAAACGGGGGTGTCGCCCCCCGTCCCCGAGGGCACCCATCGCCCCCGGGCATCCCCGCCACAGCCCCTGGCTTTGCCCAACGGAG aaagctgccCTCGGTCCCCACCAGCGCCCGTGCCTTCGTCCTCACCGGTCCTCATCCTCTCCGAAGTGCCCCAGCCCTTGTCCGCGGAGGCGCTGGGTCCggcgctgcagcagctggaCCTCGCAGCGCCTGCCACCCTGCAG GCTccttctgccttccctgctgAGCTGAGGCCGCCCAAATTTCACCAGGAGCAAGCAGACAAGGCGCCGTGGCGGGATGCCAACGGGCACCCGGAGAGGGACGGCTCCAGAG ACATCTGCGCCTTCTGCCACAAAGCCGTGGGCCCGCGGGAGCCGACGGTGGAGGCGATGCGGAAGCAGTACCACGCCGACTGCTTCACCTGCCGCACCTGCCACCAGCGCCTGGCCGGGCAGCGCTACTACCAGCGGGACGGGCGCCCCACGTGCGACGCCTGCTACCAG GCCACGCTGGAGAAATGCGCCAAGTGCCAGGGGCTGATCGCGGAGCGCATCGTGCGTGCCATGGGCAAGGGCTTCCACCCCAGCTGCTTCGCCTGCACCGCCTGCGGCCGGGCCATCGGCGCCGAGAGCTTTGCCGTGGATGAGCGGGACGAGGTGTACTGCGTGGCTGACTTCTACAG GAAATACGCCCCGGTGTGCGGGGCCTGCAAGCTCCCCATCATCCCCAGTGAGGACCAGGACACCTACAAGATCGAGTGCCTGGGACGCAGCTTCCACGAGAGCTGCTACCGCTGCGAG AGCTGCGGGACGCCCCTGTCGCCGGAGCCGACGGAGGATGGGTGCTACCCCCTGGGCCAGCGCCTCTTCTGCAAGTCCTGCCACGTCCGCCGGCGGAACGAGTCGTCCTGCTAA
- the SLC25A34 gene encoding solute carrier family 25 member 34, producing the protein MAAGTGSLAPFPAALPEFSCPPQSRAPSPQGSPAGGVPPAADLVLGAAAGCMACVLTNPLEVVKTRLQLQGELRAPGTYPRPYRGVLRAAGAVCRADGLRGLQKGLAAGLLYQGLMNGVRFYCYSCALAAGWTGWPGGTVVAGAVAGAVGAFVGSPAYLVKTHLQAQTLAAVAVGHQHNHESISGAFESIYRQHGVAGLWRGVTGAVPRVAVGSAAQLATFASAKDWVCQHQWFGEGSWAAVLAGGMVSGVAVAVTMTPFDVVSTRLYNQPVDADGAGKLYRGFWDCFVQISSKEGLLGLYKGIGAVYLRLGPHTVLSLFFWDELRKMVQQQPPPGP; encoded by the exons ATGGCGGCGGGCACCGGCAGCCTCGCCCCCTTCCCCGCCGCCCTGCCCGAATTCTCCTGTCCCCCCCAAAGCAGAGCCCCGAGCCCCCAGGGCTCCCCGGCCGGGGGGGTTCCGCCGGCGGCCgacctggtgctgggggccgcGGCCGGCTGCATGGCCTGCGTGCTCACCAACCCGCTGGAGGTGGTCAAGACgcggctgcagctgcagggcgAGCTGCGCGCCCCCGGCACCTACCCCCGGCCCTACCGGGGCGTgctgcgggcggcgggggccgtCTGCAGGGCCGAcgggctgcgggggctgcagAAGGGCCTGGCCGCCGGCCTCCTCTACCAGGGGCTGATGAACGGCGTCCGCTTCTACTGCTACTCCTGCGCCCTGGCCGCCGGCTGGACGGGGTGGCCCGGCGGCACCGTGGTGGCCGGGGCGGTGGCCGGGGCCGTGGGGGCCTTCGTGGGCAGCCCCGCGTACCTG GTCAAAACCCACCTCCAAGCCCAGACGCTGGCGGCCGTGGCCGTGGGCCACCAGCACAACCACGAG AGCATCTCGGGTGCCTTCGAGAGCATCTACAGGCAGCACGGCGTGGCGGGGCTGTGGCGGGGGGTGACGGGCGCCGTGCCTCGTGTGGCCGTGGGCTCGGCCGCGCAGCTCGCCACCTTCGCCTCCGCCAAGGACTGGGTCTGCCAGCACCAG TGGTTCGGGGAGGGCAGCTGGGCCGCGGTGCTGGCGGGGGGCATGGTGAGCGGCGTGGCCGTGGCGGTGACGATGACGCCTTTCGACGTGGTCAGCACCCGCCTCTACAACCAGCCCGTGGATGCTGACGGCGCG GGCAAGCTGTACCGGGGGTTTTGGGACTGCTTTGTGCAGATCTCCAGCAaggaggggctgctgggctTGTACAAGGGCATCGGCGCTGTCTACCTCCGCCTCGGCCCCCACACCGTGCTCAGCCTCTTCTTCTGGGATGAGCTCAGGAAGatggtgcagcagcagccgcccccAGGGCCGTAG
- the TMEM82 gene encoding transmembrane protein 82 has protein sequence MFSLGSWLPAWPGLAWGWALLDALLQGLVGACAVSVLCSLLKVYLYIQCLNDPARQELKAAIGAQRRALELLQVLVLTGVLALVGSRVAALVVLEFSLRAVSALLSLGKGTHSSQLLLLCQYSLGCGVSCSLSFLLEGAPHGTSNLALAAGLAGLLAVHARRLALHTCSLYELHSRQRYCGVCMLLLTAGHRIPRLLRRALVITFTVADLAAVSLINRDFLSTAEAVRFWTPLTICYTLLVIYMQEEQRPSAGGQAVYQTVLVRMGGLFILLLTVGRWTDILHVLLSLLGELWCLLRAGVLLEACRRQDLTQQGSS, from the exons ATGTTCTCCCTGGGGTCCTGGCTGCCGGCGTGGCCCGGGCTGGCgtggggctgggctctgctggatGCACTGCTGCAAG GGCTGGTTGGTGCCTGTGCTGTCTCggtgctctgcagcctcctgaaGGTTTATCTCTACATCCAGTGTCTGAA CGACCCGGCGAGGcaggagctgaaggcagcaaTCGGGGCACAGCGGCGGgcgctggagctgctgcaggtgctggtgcTGACGGGCGTCTTGGCGCTGGTGGGCTCCCGTGTGGCCGCGCTGGTGGTGCTGGAGTTCTCCCTGCGTGCTGTGtctgccctcctctccctcgGCAAg GGCacccacagcagccagctcctcctgctgtgccAGTACTCGCTGGGCTGCGGCGtgtcctgcagcctcagctTCCTGCTGGAAGGGGCTCCCCACGGGACCAGCAACCTGGCGCTGGcggcggggctggcggggctgCTGGCCGTGCACGCCCGGCGCTTGGCGCTCCACACCTGCAGCCTCTATGAGCTGCACAGCCGGCAGCGCTACTGCGGCGTCTGCATGCTGCTCCTCACCGCCGGCCACCGCATCCCCCGGCTGCTGCGCAGAGCCCTGGTCATCACCTTCACCGTGGCCGACCTGGCCGCCGTCTCCCTCATCAACCGCGATTTCCTCTCCACGGCGGAGGCCGTCCGCTTCTGGACGCCGCTCACCATCTGCTACACGCTGCTGGTCATCTACATGCAAG AGGAGCAGCGGCCGAGCGCAGGCGGGCAGGCGGTCTACCAGACGGTGCTGGTGCGCATGGGCGGCCTCTTCATCCTGCTCCTCACCGTGGGGCGCTGGACAGACATCCTGCACGTCCTCCTCTCGCTGCTGGGCGAGCTCTGGTGCCTGCTCCGTGCCGGCGTCCTGCTGGAAGCGTGCCGGCGGCAG GATCTCACCCAGCAGGGATCGTCCTGA